The Methanofollis sp. UBA420 genome contains a region encoding:
- a CDS encoding MATE family efflux transporter, which produces MSIYQSMKNQWETITRAYPWHFIGFLILAMLIPRLYELTNVYWIGQISFDALAITEQYEFIAVTIEIVNEAIPFGILALIAQNYHNRERVISILKAGLILHVTFALIVTSIVLLFTSEFVSTIGTPIEIVRMTTQYLVLKSVALPFEAVAYLFLIAIKSMQKGREALYLVLVSVILNMILDLFLISNTSLSLHLGIQGVAIGYVISKIALMVISLLYTLHLLHLDWVTIASTTWKENVVPLFKIGGWTGLDSLVRNVGYMGLLLVLNVIGTNEFGGYGLAMWVMWTLLIPVLALGEGTSVVVGNYFGEKKYREAKNVVITSMILVIAIMVAIALIGVLYWENISAFFNPNPEMVKYSTETFWWLIIPYIGFGIGTVLRSVFYGTGQTRYIFYIACFVNIGMILPYVALVKLGFIPATFTSVMMFYTISFLADPVLAYIGVRRAITRVFPANEGGSTRTGVSP; this is translated from the coding sequence GTGTCAATTTACCAATCAATGAAAAATCAGTGGGAGACCATCACACGCGCCTATCCATGGCACTTCATCGGCTTTTTGATCCTCGCCATGCTCATTCCCAGGCTCTACGAACTCACCAATGTCTACTGGATCGGCCAGATCAGTTTTGACGCCCTGGCAATCACGGAGCAATACGAGTTCATCGCCGTGACGATCGAAATTGTCAACGAAGCGATACCATTCGGGATACTGGCTTTGATTGCACAGAACTATCACAACCGCGAAAGAGTCATCTCCATCTTAAAAGCAGGGCTGATCCTGCATGTGACCTTTGCCCTGATCGTCACCTCGATCGTCCTCCTCTTCACATCGGAGTTCGTGTCGACGATCGGGACACCCATCGAGATCGTCCGGATGACCACACAATATCTTGTGTTGAAGTCGGTCGCCCTCCCATTCGAGGCCGTGGCCTACCTCTTCCTCATCGCCATCAAGTCCATGCAGAAGGGCAGGGAGGCGCTCTACCTTGTCCTCGTCTCGGTCATCCTCAACATGATCCTCGACCTCTTCCTCATCTCGAACACCTCCCTCTCGCTCCACCTCGGCATACAGGGCGTGGCAATCGGGTACGTGATATCGAAGATCGCCCTGATGGTGATATCGCTCCTCTATACCCTTCACCTGCTTCATCTGGACTGGGTGACCATCGCCTCGACAACGTGGAAGGAAAATGTCGTCCCGCTGTTCAAAATCGGAGGGTGGACCGGTCTCGACTCCCTCGTGCGCAACGTGGGGTACATGGGCCTGCTCCTCGTGCTGAACGTCATCGGCACCAACGAGTTCGGCGGCTACGGGCTCGCCATGTGGGTAATGTGGACGCTCCTCATCCCGGTCCTCGCACTCGGGGAGGGGACGAGCGTCGTCGTCGGGAACTACTTCGGCGAGAAAAAGTACCGTGAGGCCAAGAACGTCGTGATCACGTCGATGATCCTCGTGATCGCGATCATGGTCGCGATCGCACTGATCGGGGTTCTGTACTGGGAAAACATCTCTGCCTTCTTCAATCCGAACCCCGAGATGGTGAAATACTCCACCGAAACATTCTGGTGGCTGATCATCCCCTATATCGGCTTTGGAATCGGCACGGTCCTGAGAAGCGTGTTTTACGGGACGGGCCAGACACGCTACATCTTCTATATCGCCTGCTTCGTGAACATCGGCATGATCCTGCCCTATGTGGCCCTGGTAAAATTGGGCTTTATTCCGGCCACCTTTACGAGCGTGATGATGTTCTATACGATCTCCTTCCTCGCCGATCCGGTGCTGGCCTATATCGGGGTAAGGAGGGCGATCACGCGA
- a CDS encoding tetratricopeptide repeat protein, translated as MEQTNKPKILSLDEAIGKIKSVCDYGKVNNKNYPFFFLVGAGISSPAIPTSLEIEEHCKEKAEEDHLLKTPIPKDPMERYSHLFECAYPDNYARQQYLSNIIDNAVITHANLRLAHILSQYKEINIANVVITPNFDNLLSRALTLFGCPHVICDHPGTAERIDPENDRLIQVVQVHGSHYFYDCCNLACEIYERGTSKPDQYSSMRLLLEELLSRRSPIVIGYSGWENDVIMKSIEHRCKSTLKHNIYWFCHKRSDLETLPDWLKKHQNVFFVLTPESKVLPLENKVLTFEDLVSKDRLNIPNKINRMTLRSRLELASYYQHINKSESGLVDYQESPERKKQCEKESKLPAKEVLDTIIRIFEIKNPILTTDPLGFYVNQLGISLPTKEGELDDDIYSLQTIIDRIEIAKRWLNNTIEETENTLEDIRNFVRASNYKEAIKKALELNKTNLEAKQQKELLKIITTAEKEINQHEPEKIQALNLELDLYKHLSEINPSDLLYDGKIIETYDSLGSYFVLQKQYENAIRIYDTILERCNSNRSGMVNIDRKIADTLCLKGVAFFYLNQPEEAIATYDKVLERFGDAKEPNIQKVVVRTLFNKGSTLDKLNRLEEAIAVCDMIVEHFGEVEEPEMKVKVARALHCKGFTLDKLNRLEEAIVVYDTIVERFGEVEEPEMKVRVAQVLYNKGFTLDEHNRSEEAIVVYDTIVERFGEAKESEILGVVARALLVKAFTLIKLNRLEEAIAICDTIVERFGEAEEPEMKVQVAQALVNKTFILSKFNRLEEAIALCDTIVERFGEAEEPEMKVQVAQALVNKAIILSKFNRLEEAIALCDTIVERFREAEESEVNVAGALEIKGLALNALGRAEEAIAVYNTIVARFGETEKPEILNIVVRARENSLKKDNPKNR; from the coding sequence ATGGAACAAACAAATAAGCCAAAGATTCTTAGTTTAGATGAGGCAATAGGCAAAATAAAATCAGTATGTGATTATGGTAAAGTAAATAACAAAAATTATCCTTTTTTCTTCTTGGTTGGTGCTGGCATCTCATCCCCAGCAATTCCTACATCACTAGAAATAGAAGAGCATTGCAAGGAGAAAGCAGAAGAAGATCATTTATTGAAAACACCAATTCCAAAAGATCCGATGGAGAGATATTCTCACTTATTTGAATGTGCTTATCCCGATAATTACGCTCGTCAACAATATTTATCAAACATAATTGATAATGCGGTGATTACTCATGCCAATCTTCGATTGGCCCACATATTATCACAATACAAGGAAATCAATATAGCAAATGTTGTAATTACCCCTAATTTTGATAATCTCTTATCCCGAGCATTAACACTTTTCGGATGTCCTCATGTAATATGTGACCATCCAGGTACAGCTGAAAGAATAGACCCGGAGAATGATAGATTAATTCAAGTTGTTCAGGTCCATGGGAGTCATTATTTCTATGATTGTTGTAATCTCGCCTGTGAGATCTATGAAAGAGGTACTTCGAAGCCAGATCAATATTCATCAATGAGATTATTGCTGGAGGAATTACTATCTCGACGATCTCCTATAGTGATAGGATATAGTGGTTGGGAAAATGATGTAATAATGAAATCCATAGAGCATCGCTGTAAATCAACATTGAAACATAATATATACTGGTTCTGCCATAAGCGATCTGATTTGGAGACTTTACCAGATTGGTTAAAAAAACACCAAAACGTATTTTTTGTCCTAACTCCTGAAAGTAAGGTTCTGCCTCTTGAAAACAAGGTTTTGACGTTCGAAGATCTTGTGTCAAAAGATAGACTTAACATACCGAATAAAATAAACCGGATGACATTACGATCTCGGTTAGAATTAGCGTCATATTATCAGCATATAAATAAATCTGAGTCAGGATTAGTAGACTACCAAGAATCTCCCGAAAGAAAAAAGCAATGTGAAAAAGAGAGCAAACTTCCAGCAAAAGAAGTATTAGACACGATCATCAGGATTTTTGAGATTAAAAACCCGATTTTGACCACAGATCCACTTGGTTTTTATGTCAACCAACTTGGAATCTCTCTTCCAACAAAAGAGGGAGAACTTGATGATGACATCTATTCATTGCAAACCATAATAGATAGAATAGAAATAGCAAAAAGGTGGCTGAACAACACAATTGAAGAAACTGAAAATACATTAGAGGATATTCGTAATTTTGTAAGGGCCTCAAATTATAAAGAAGCAATTAAAAAGGCATTAGAACTTAATAAAACCAATTTAGAGGCAAAACAACAAAAAGAATTACTGAAAATCATTACTACAGCAGAGAAAGAAATAAATCAACATGAGCCTGAAAAAATCCAGGCATTGAACTTAGAATTGGATCTATACAAACACTTATCTGAAATAAATCCATCTGATTTGCTTTATGATGGCAAGATAATAGAAACGTACGATTCATTAGGATCTTATTTTGTGTTACAAAAACAGTATGAAAACGCCATTAGAATCTATGACACAATTTTAGAACGATGCAACAGCAACAGATCCGGCATGGTTAACATTGACAGAAAGATCGCCGACACACTGTGTTTAAAGGGCGTCGCTTTTTTCTATCTTAACCAGCCAGAAGAGGCAATAGCGACCTATGATAAGGTCTTAGAACGTTTCGGAGATGCAAAAGAGCCGAATATCCAGAAAGTGGTGGTAAGGACTCTCTTTAATAAGGGCTCCACACTTGACAAACTCAACCGGTTAGAGGAAGCGATAGCAGTCTGCGACATGATCGTAGAACACTTCGGAGAAGTCGAAGAACCGGAGATGAAGGTAAAAGTAGCACGGGCCCTCCATTGTAAGGGCTTCACACTTGACAAACTCAACCGGTTAGAGGAAGCGATAGTAGTCTACGACACGATCGTAGAACGCTTCGGAGAAGTCGAAGAACCGGAGATGAAGGTACGAGTGGCACAGGTTCTCTATAATAAGGGCTTTACACTTGACGAACACAACCGGTCAGAGGAAGCGATAGTAGTCTACGACACGATCGTAGAACGCTTCGGAGAGGCAAAAGAGTCAGAGATCCTGGGAGTGGTGGCACGGGCTCTCTTAGTTAAGGCCTTTACACTTATCAAACTCAACCGGTTAGAGGAAGCGATAGCAATCTGCGACACGATTGTAGAACGCTTCGGAGAAGCTGAAGAACCGGAGATGAAGGTACAGGTAGCACAGGCCCTCGTGAATAAGACTTTCATACTTAGCAAATTCAACCGGTTAGAGGAAGCGATAGCACTCTGCGACACGATTGTAGAACGCTTCGGAGAAGCCGAAGAACCGGAGATGAAGGTACAGGTAGCACAGGCCCTCGTGAATAAGGCCATCATACTTAGCAAATTCAACCGGTTAGAGGAAGCGATAGCACTCTGCGACACGATTGTAGAACGCTTCAGAGAAGCCGAAGAATCGGAGGTAAATGTGGCAGGGGCCCTTGAGATTAAGGGTCTCGCCCTCAATGCCCTTGGCCGAGCAGAGGAAGCGATAGCAGTCTACAACACGATCGTAGCACGCTTCGGAGAAACCGAAAAACCAGAAATCCTAAACATTGTGGTCAGAGCGCGAGAAAATTCGCTCAAAAAGGATAATCCCAAGAATAGATGA
- a CDS encoding acetyl-CoA carboxylase biotin carboxylase subunit: MRYFEKVLIANRGEIAIRVMRACRELGIETVAIYSAPDKNALHVKYADEAFFVGEAPPQKSYLNMERIAEIAKMSGAEAVHPGYGFLAENAKFAKLVEDEGLTYIGPSWKTIEMMGSKIESKQTMQAAGVPVLPGTPGGIKSIDEAAKVAEEIGYPVIVKASAGGGGIGMHVVNSPAELEEAIEGSMRIAASAFGDPTVFIEKYLTKPRHIEFQVLADRYGKTLHLYDRECSIQRRHQKLVEEAPCPIMTDELRERMSASAVTVAKTSGYKNAGTVEFLYSDGDYYFMEMNTRLQVEHTITEMITGIDIVKQQIAVAAGQDLSFDQEDVSIRGHAIECRINAEDPLNNFQADPGKIVRYRSPGGPGIRVDSGIHMGYTIPPNYDSMISKLCAHGQTRMEAIERMRRAIYEYVILGVKTTLPLHHAIMHNREFALGNTHTHFLQEEHIAQSLRRYLREEETRMQTLADSLRQGKETAAISAAVNVYINQMRR, translated from the coding sequence ATGAGATATTTTGAGAAGGTGCTCATCGCAAACAGGGGCGAGATCGCCATCAGGGTGATGCGGGCCTGCCGCGAACTCGGGATCGAGACGGTCGCGATCTACTCGGCCCCCGACAAGAACGCCCTCCATGTGAAGTATGCGGACGAGGCCTTCTTTGTCGGCGAGGCCCCGCCGCAGAAGAGTTACCTGAACATGGAGAGGATCGCCGAGATCGCGAAGATGTCGGGCGCCGAGGCGGTCCACCCTGGCTACGGGTTCCTGGCGGAAAACGCGAAGTTTGCAAAACTCGTCGAGGACGAGGGCCTCACCTACATCGGCCCGTCCTGGAAGACCATCGAGATGATGGGCTCGAAGATCGAGAGCAAGCAGACGATGCAGGCGGCGGGCGTGCCCGTCCTGCCCGGCACGCCTGGCGGGATCAAGAGCATCGACGAGGCGGCGAAGGTCGCGGAGGAGATCGGCTACCCGGTGATCGTGAAGGCGAGCGCGGGCGGCGGCGGCATCGGGATGCATGTCGTCAACTCCCCGGCAGAGCTGGAGGAGGCGATCGAGGGGAGCATGCGGATCGCGGCGTCGGCCTTCGGCGACCCGACGGTCTTCATCGAGAAGTATCTCACGAAGCCCCGCCATATCGAGTTCCAGGTGCTCGCGGACAGGTACGGGAAGACCCTCCACCTGTACGACCGCGAGTGCTCGATCCAGCGCCGTCACCAGAAACTGGTGGAGGAGGCGCCCTGCCCGATCATGACGGACGAGCTGCGGGAGAGGATGTCGGCCTCGGCGGTGACCGTCGCAAAGACCTCGGGCTACAAGAACGCGGGCACGGTCGAGTTCCTGTACTCTGACGGGGACTACTACTTCATGGAGATGAACACCCGTCTCCAGGTGGAGCACACGATCACCGAGATGATCACGGGCATCGACATCGTGAAGCAGCAGATCGCGGTCGCCGCGGGGCAGGACCTCTCCTTCGATCAGGAGGACGTCTCGATCCGGGGGCACGCGATCGAGTGCCGGATCAATGCCGAGGACCCGCTGAACAACTTCCAGGCCGACCCTGGCAAGATCGTCCGGTACCGCTCGCCGGGCGGCCCGGGCATCAGGGTGGACTCAGGGATCCACATGGGCTACACGATCCCGCCGAACTACGACTCCATGATCTCGAAGCTCTGCGCCCACGGCCAGACGAGGATGGAGGCAATCGAGAGGATGCGCCGGGCGATCTACGAGTACGTCATCCTGGGCGTGAAGACGACGCTGCCCCTCCACCACGCGATCATGCACAATCGGGAGTTCGCGCTCGGCAACACGCACACCCACTTCCTCCAGGAGGAGCACATCGCCCAGAGTCTCCGGCGGTACCTGCGCGAGGAGGAGACACGCATGCAGACCCTCGCCGACTCCCTCCGCCAGGGGAAGGAGACGGCGGCGATCTCCGCCGCGGTCAACGTCTACATCAACCAGATGAGGCGCTGA
- the oadA gene encoding sodium-extruding oxaloacetate decarboxylase subunit alpha: MSAASSKRVYITDTTLRDAHQSLIATRMRTEDMIPLARKMDDVGFFSLEAWGGATFDSCIRFLNDDPWDRLRDLKAELTKTPIQMLLRGQNLVGYRHYPDDVVERFVDAAYKNGVDIFRVFDALNDIRNMDKAFTSVKAAGAHLQGTISYTTSPVHTTATFIDMAEEMAARDCDSICIKDMAGLIMPEAARELIAGIKERVDIPVCLHSHSTSGIAPMSYQAAIEAGVDILDTAMSPFALGTSQPPTESVVASLKGTARDTGIDLHALRAVRDLCVGLREKYGGLLDPISERVDSDVLIYQLPGGMISNLVSQLKEQDALNRMEEVLTELPKVRADLGYPPLVTPTSQIVGTQAVLNVLMGKERYSNVTKEVKDYVRGLYGRSPAPISPEIRALIIGDEEVITVRPADLLEPAYEKMREQAVKEGLVRKEEDVLTYIMYPAIAPSFLKGERKPEAIPQKAQAAASTADIPSFMEVEVDGEIFSVRILSVEGSTVESAAPSAGKEIPRGEIAGGIKSNMQGMVLEVRVSAGAEVQKGDVLLVLEAMKMENPIYAPADGKVSEIFVDAGDVVQNGDVLMVVE, from the coding sequence ATGAGTGCTGCCAGTTCTAAAAGGGTATATATCACCGATACGACGCTCAGGGATGCCCATCAGTCGCTCATCGCCACCCGCATGAGAACGGAGGACATGATCCCTCTGGCTCGGAAGATGGATGATGTGGGCTTTTTCTCCCTGGAAGCATGGGGGGGTGCGACCTTCGACAGCTGCATCCGCTTTCTCAACGACGATCCCTGGGACCGCCTGAGAGACCTGAAGGCCGAACTGACAAAGACGCCGATCCAGATGCTGCTGCGGGGGCAGAACCTGGTGGGCTACCGCCACTATCCCGACGATGTCGTGGAGCGTTTTGTCGATGCCGCCTATAAGAACGGCGTCGACATCTTCCGCGTCTTCGACGCCTTAAACGATATAAGAAACATGGACAAGGCCTTCACCAGCGTGAAGGCGGCAGGCGCCCACCTGCAGGGGACAATTTCCTACACGACAAGCCCGGTGCACACCACGGCCACCTTCATCGATATGGCCGAGGAGATGGCGGCGCGTGACTGCGACTCCATCTGCATCAAGGACATGGCCGGTCTGATCATGCCCGAGGCCGCCCGCGAACTCATCGCGGGGATCAAGGAGAGGGTCGATATCCCGGTCTGCCTGCACTCCCACTCGACGAGCGGGATCGCCCCGATGAGTTACCAGGCGGCGATCGAGGCGGGCGTCGACATCCTGGACACGGCGATGTCGCCCTTCGCCCTTGGCACCTCGCAGCCCCCGACGGAGAGCGTGGTCGCCTCCCTCAAGGGCACGGCCCGCGACACCGGCATCGACCTGCACGCCCTCCGTGCGGTGCGGGACCTCTGCGTCGGCCTCAGGGAGAAGTACGGCGGCCTCCTCGACCCGATCTCCGAGAGGGTCGACAGCGACGTCCTGATCTACCAGCTCCCCGGCGGGATGATCTCGAACCTGGTCTCCCAGTTGAAGGAGCAGGACGCCCTCAACCGCATGGAGGAGGTGCTGACCGAACTCCCGAAGGTGCGGGCCGACCTCGGCTATCCTCCCCTCGTCACCCCGACCTCCCAGATCGTGGGGACGCAGGCGGTCCTGAACGTCCTGATGGGCAAGGAAAGGTACTCCAACGTCACGAAGGAGGTCAAGGACTATGTCCGCGGCCTGTACGGCCGGTCGCCGGCGCCGATCTCCCCCGAGATCAGGGCGCTGATCATCGGCGACGAAGAGGTGATCACGGTGCGGCCCGCCGACCTTCTCGAACCCGCCTACGAGAAGATGCGGGAGCAGGCGGTGAAGGAGGGCCTCGTCCGCAAAGAGGAGGACGTCCTCACCTACATCATGTACCCGGCGATCGCCCCGTCCTTCCTGAAGGGCGAGAGAAAGCCCGAGGCGATCCCGCAGAAGGCGCAGGCGGCGGCGAGCACCGCCGATATCCCGAGCTTCATGGAGGTCGAGGTCGACGGCGAGATCTTCTCCGTCCGGATCCTCTCTGTCGAGGGGAGTACGGTCGAGTCGGCCGCACCCTCTGCCGGCAAGGAGATCCCGCGGGGCGAGATCGCCGGCGGCATCAAGTCCAACATGCAGGGCATGGTCCTTGAGGTCCGGGTCTCGGCCGGCGCCGAGGTGCAGAAGGGCGACGTCCTCCTGGTCCTCGAAGCGATGAAGATGGAGAACCCGATCTATGCCCCTGCCGACGGCAAGGTCAGTGAGATCTTTGTGGATGCGGGAGACGTCGTCCAGAACGGGGACGTCCTGATGGTGGTCGAATAA
- a CDS encoding energy-coupling factor ABC transporter ATP-binding protein yields MDVRLDSVLFRRGAFTLSCSGVFGEGVHLVSGRVGSGKTTLALLLAGLIRPSAGTVTREGIESLTLSFQNPEYHVTEATVEAEVLSYGADPAEVTALCGLEDRLGDDPFALSRGELKRLHLACILSGKHDLLVLDEPFSSLDCVQKGRLCRELNERKGGVTVIFTHERQVLPRADYLWEVEEGHAVCLGRVPDAIPAWRHAPPYLRHALDAGVVPENIRFRDAVEALCRTHD; encoded by the coding sequence ATGGACGTCAGGCTTGACTCTGTCCTCTTCAGGCGCGGCGCCTTCACCCTCTCCTGCTCCGGCGTCTTCGGGGAGGGCGTCCACCTTGTCAGCGGCAGGGTGGGGAGCGGGAAGACGACCCTCGCCCTCCTCCTCGCGGGCCTGATACGGCCGTCGGCAGGGACGGTCACCAGAGAGGGCATCGAGTCCCTCACCCTCTCCTTCCAGAACCCCGAATACCACGTCACCGAGGCGACGGTCGAGGCCGAGGTCCTCTCCTACGGCGCGGACCCGGCAGAGGTCACGGCCCTCTGCGGCCTCGAAGACCGCCTCGGGGACGACCCCTTCGCCCTCTCCCGCGGCGAACTCAAACGCCTCCACCTCGCCTGCATCCTCTCCGGGAAGCACGACCTCCTGGTCCTGGACGAACCCTTCAGTTCTCTCGACTGCGTCCAGAAGGGCCGCCTGTGCAGGGAGTTGAACGAGAGAAAAGGGGGCGTCACCGTCATCTTCACCCACGAGAGGCAGGTGCTCCCGCGGGCCGACTATCTCTGGGAGGTCGAGGAGGGGCATGCCGTCTGTCTCGGCAGGGTGCCTGACGCCATCCCGGCATGGCGGCACGCCCCGCCGTACCTCAGGCACGCCCTCGACGCCGGCGTCGTGCCGGAGAACATCAGGTTCAGGGACGCGGTGGAGGCGCTATGCAGGACGCACGACTGA
- a CDS encoding energy-coupling factor ABC transporter ATP-binding protein, with amino-acid sequence MIEIDGLVHGILAIPSLRIDEGHTALIGPNGSGKSTFLSLLSGIVLPLQGRIAIDGRPPRLVDVGWVPEFPDQSILFTRVDDEIASPSRFAGFPCGEVERRVDAAARLVGIEALLPRTVRELSGGERALVALATALSTDPEVLVLDEFDSHLDGETAGVVEEALAKCRCRYSVRCTQDMAAAARADTVLYLEKGRVGETGTPAAVFAAREETCFYPPLWRIMHGRQA; translated from the coding sequence ATGATCGAGATCGACGGCCTCGTCCACGGCATCCTCGCCATCCCCTCCCTCAGGATCGACGAGGGGCACACCGCCCTCATCGGCCCGAACGGGAGCGGCAAATCAACTTTTCTCTCTCTCCTTTCCGGCATCGTTCTTCCTCTCCAGGGCAGGATCGCCATCGACGGCCGACCGCCGCGTCTGGTCGACGTCGGGTGGGTCCCCGAGTTCCCCGACCAGAGTATCCTCTTCACCCGCGTCGACGACGAGATCGCGAGTCCCTCCCGTTTCGCCGGTTTCCCCTGTGGCGAGGTGGAGAGACGGGTGGACGCGGCCGCCCGCCTGGTCGGGATCGAGGCCCTCCTCCCCCGCACGGTCAGGGAACTCTCCGGGGGCGAACGGGCCCTGGTGGCCCTCGCGACCGCTCTCTCGACAGACCCCGAGGTGCTCGTCCTCGACGAGTTCGACTCCCACCTCGACGGCGAGACGGCCGGGGTCGTCGAGGAGGCGCTGGCAAAGTGCCGGTGCCGGTACTCCGTCCGCTGCACCCAGGACATGGCCGCCGCCGCACGGGCCGACACGGTGCTGTACCTGGAGAAGGGGCGGGTCGGCGAGACCGGCACGCCCGCCGCCGTCTTCGCCGCCCGCGAAGAGACCTGCTTCTATCCCCCCCTCTGGAGGATCATGCATGGACGTCAGGCTTGA
- a CDS encoding biotin transporter BioY, producing the protein MYGSEERSRIIAESAGFVALIAAGSWVSIPFVPVPLTLQTFFVLLAGVVMKRWAVVPAALYLLLGLLGLPVFHNGTAGIGVLMGPTGGFIVGFIAAALIAGLAYEKEAEMVRIAGLAAASIAIYLFGVSWLAYSTSMGLVAATLVGMVPFLPGDAVKAAAAYIVGRRLA; encoded by the coding sequence ATGTACGGCAGTGAAGAGCGTTCCCGCATTATCGCAGAGTCCGCCGGCTTTGTCGCCCTGATCGCGGCGGGCTCCTGGGTCTCGATTCCCTTCGTCCCCGTGCCCCTCACCCTCCAGACCTTCTTCGTCCTCCTCGCGGGGGTGGTCATGAAGAGGTGGGCGGTGGTGCCCGCGGCCCTGTACCTCCTCCTCGGTCTCCTCGGCCTGCCCGTCTTCCACAACGGCACGGCGGGCATCGGCGTCCTGATGGGGCCGACAGGGGGTTTCATCGTCGGGTTCATCGCCGCGGCCCTTATCGCGGGCCTGGCGTACGAGAAAGAGGCCGAGATGGTCAGGATCGCCGGCCTTGCCGCCGCCTCGATCGCGATCTACCTCTTCGGGGTCTCGTGGCTTGCATATTCGACCAGCATGGGACTTGTGGCCGCAACTCTCGTCGGGATGGTGCCCTTCCTCCCGGGCGACGCCGTCAAGGCGGCGGCCGCGTATATCGTCGGACGACGTCTGGCATGA
- a CDS encoding biotin--[acetyl-CoA-carboxylase] ligase — translation MNDVTEKVLKILESAEDPITAEQISESLDIPGSSVARHIKSLREAGHDIEFSRGSGYLLVRGGGAITSEEIEKTLKTAVMGREIRYYESVGSTNWAARKLCTEGDPAALHGTLVVAEEQTGGFGRMGRAWVSPKGGIWASLILKPTMPVHSLFLITMAASLAIARAIRRKYDLGALIKWPNDVYIGDKKVAGLLVELSTEGENVNYCLLGLGIDANVDISDLPPDLQKTVTSVMAELGHEVDRASLLTTVLKEFESRYQILESGEYDPIIREWKSLSRTLDNRVSIRTMRKTFEGVAIDIDQHGALIIRRDNGRIEKVVAGDCMHL, via the coding sequence ATGAACGATGTTACTGAGAAGGTTCTAAAGATACTCGAATCGGCCGAAGACCCCATCACCGCTGAACAGATCAGCGAGTCCCTCGATATACCCGGTTCGTCGGTCGCACGCCATATCAAGAGCCTGCGCGAGGCAGGACACGACATCGAGTTCTCCCGGGGGTCAGGCTATCTCCTTGTCAGGGGAGGGGGGGCGATCACCTCCGAGGAGATCGAAAAGACGCTCAAAACCGCGGTGATGGGCCGGGAGATCAGGTATTATGAGAGTGTCGGCTCGACGAACTGGGCGGCCCGGAAGCTCTGCACTGAAGGGGACCCTGCCGCCCTCCACGGCACCTTGGTCGTCGCCGAAGAGCAGACCGGCGGCTTCGGGCGGATGGGCCGCGCCTGGGTCTCGCCGAAGGGCGGCATCTGGGCGAGCCTCATCCTGAAGCCGACGATGCCGGTCCACTCCCTCTTCCTAATCACGATGGCCGCGTCCCTTGCGATCGCCCGGGCGATCAGGCGGAAGTACGACCTCGGGGCCCTGATCAAGTGGCCGAACGACGTATATATCGGCGACAAAAAGGTTGCCGGGCTCCTCGTCGAACTCTCGACCGAGGGGGAGAACGTCAACTACTGTCTCCTCGGCCTCGGCATCGACGCCAACGTGGACATCAGCGACCTCCCGCCCGACCTCCAGAAGACGGTCACGTCTGTCATGGCCGAACTCGGGCACGAGGTGGACCGGGCGTCCCTGCTCACGACCGTCCTGAAGGAGTTCGAGAGCAGGTACCAGATCCTGGAGAGCGGCGAGTACGACCCGATCATCAGGGAATGGAAGAGCCTTTCCCGCACCCTGGACAACCGCGTCTCGATCAGGACGATGCGAAAGACCTTCGAGGGCGTCGCCATCGACATCGACCAGCACGGCGCCCTGATCATCAGGCGGGACAACGGGCGGATCGAGAAGGTCGTTGCAGGCGACTGCATGCACCTCTGA
- a CDS encoding DUF2111 domain-containing protein codes for MDQYIISASSTTDDLTPVVMAVHLLLNRLPITARSRNAPGLRVEEGEVIDDHYTGPLLEAAIAENRLKKDVPPSGPYRGVPVVVAPVRDSAGEAIGAIGVVDITGIFDLATLMEHQSAILQQVCGKDPCPLPTEAIPAKR; via the coding sequence ATGGACCAGTATATCATTTCCGCTTCATCCACGACAGACGACCTGACGCCGGTGGTGATGGCGGTCCATCTCCTTCTCAACAGGCTGCCGATAACGGCGCGGTCACGGAATGCGCCGGGGCTGCGTGTCGAGGAGGGGGAGGTGATCGACGATCACTATACCGGTCCGCTCCTCGAGGCCGCCATTGCAGAGAACAGACTGAAAAAAGATGTGCCGCCGTCAGGCCCCTATAGAGGGGTGCCTGTCGTCGTCGCACCGGTGCGCGACAGCGCAGGCGAGGCGATCGGTGCGATCGGCGTCGTCGACATCACCGGGATCTTCGACCTCGCGACCCTGATGGAGCACCAGTCCGCGATCCTGCAGCAGGTCTGCGGAAAAGACCCCTGTCCTCTCCCCACAGAAGCGATCCCCGCAAAAAGGTAA